The Arachis duranensis cultivar V14167 chromosome 2, aradu.V14167.gnm2.J7QH, whole genome shotgun sequence genome has a window encoding:
- the LOC107473674 gene encoding uncharacterized protein LOC107473674 isoform X3, whose protein sequence is MSLAFSVLEELIEELRIKPCPVVFAAFSAGSKACLYKVFQLIEGGCEARIHMHNYQLLKRCVSGHIYDSGPLDVTSDFGFRFSLHPSIAKVPGPSKLATWVAKSVVSGLDALYITRLEVLASEHWQALYSSVNFGAPFLVVCSENDDHVRYQSIYDFAQRLCNLGGDVNLLNLSGSSHVGHYKQHPIQYRAAVSNLFEKAASIYSQKLILERERTHMEGAQDEISELICDLQKVAINSNKSLRRVAVGPSDHFFMPSAAGHYNDRDSGTVQDEQKEKPVFLPSSPSISAHSVLGQFLFDVCVPKNVEGWDVKFSGTPNGRLCSSAPRHSPFSGIKRIRRSRL, encoded by the exons ATGTCACTGGCATTTAGTGTTCTTGAGGAGCTTATTGAG GAACTGCGGATTAAGCCATGTCCTGTTGTATTTGCTGCGTTTTCTGCTGGATCAAAAGCCTGTCTGTACAAGGTATTTCAG CTTATTGAAGGAGGATGTGAAGCTCGAATCCACATG CATAACTATCAGTTGCTTAAGAGATGTGTTTCCGGGCACATCTACGATTCTGGCCCGCTAGATGTTACGAGTGATTTCGGCTTCCGCTTCTCTCTACACCCTTCCATTGCAAAAGTGCCCGGACCATCAAAGCTTGCTACCTGGGTAGCGAAATCTGTTGTTTCTGGTTTAGATGCTCTATATATAACTAGGTTGGAAGTCCTAGCATCTGAACATTGGCAAGCTTTATATTCTTCTGTG aattttggtGCCCCGTTTCTCGTTGTATGTTCTGAGAATGATGACCATGTGCGGTACCAAAGCATCTACGACTTTGCCCAACGGCTGTGCAATCTTGGTGGAGATGTCAACCTTTTAAATTTGAGTGGCTCATCTCACGTAG GACACTACAAGCAGCATCCGATCCAATATAGGGCTGCTGTGAGCAATTTATTTGAGAAGGCTGCTTCGATATATTCGCAAAAACTGATCCTCGAACGAGAAAGAACTCATATGGAAGGTGCACAAGATGAGATATCCGAGTTAATCTGTGACCTTCAGAAGGTGGCTATCAATTCAAATAAGAGCCTTAGAAGAGTCGCAGTTGGGCCAAGCGACCATTTCTTTATGCCTAGTGCTGCCGGACATTACAATGATAGGGACTCTGGGACTGTGCAAGACGAACAGAAAGAAAAACCTGTTTTTCTGCCCAGCTCTCCAAGCATCAGTGCTCATAGTGTCCTTGGTCAATTTCTTTTTGATGTTTGCGTTCCGAAGAATGTCGAAGGTTGGGATGTTAAATTTTCCGGAACTCCAAACGGAAGGTTGTGTTCTTCAGCTCCTAGGCATTCACCTTTCAGTGGTATTAAACGCATCCGTCGCTCAAGGTTATGA